In Capsicum annuum cultivar UCD-10X-F1 chromosome 7, UCD10Xv1.1, whole genome shotgun sequence, one genomic interval encodes:
- the LOC107877308 gene encoding kelch-like protein 8, translating to MGSMPSPSRNPTRYQENNDQYYRIYASFCGKDYTPNINMSNWISCYHPSTNSWHRLTTIPSLLENQVLKNFAMVSIGETIYVIGGRHCNKVIVDTDDNYVKEMSPGVRDEVLKYDTRADTWSTCAPLTTPRYNFACTCNDGKIYVAGGQTTLDSAEGTSFAEAYDPVKDEWEPLPNMSTLRYKSVGVPWQGKIYVVGGFAKRGNCESQGPYVMERSSAELYDPRQQNWEYVARMWDLDVPPNQIVNVNGKLFSSGDCLNAWKGHIEAYDENLNIWNIVDGSNSPISTLDATVAKLPPKQRIFCTMAPIGTQLYFLAGYRMPGEISITRTEVHVFDTSATANGWRSFEPIEEEGEKELCCHCCVLKMD from the exons aTGGGTTCCATGCCATCTCCTTCAAGAAATCCTACTCgatatcaagaaaataatgacCAATATTATCGTATTTATGCTTCATTTTGTGGCAAAGATTACACTCCAAACATTAACATGTCGAATTGGATATCGTGTTACCATCCTTCAACAAATTCCTGGCATCGACTCACTACAATTCCAAGCCTTCTCGAGAACCAAGTGCTTAAAAACTTCGCCATGGTTTCAATTGGCGAAACAATTTATGTAATAGGAGGGCGACATTGTAACAAGGTTATTGTTGACACTGACGATAATTATGTTAAAGAAATGAGCCCTGGTGTGCGCGATGAGGTACTTAAATATGATACTCGCGCAGATACATGGTCAACTTGTGCCCCTTTAACTACGCCAAGGTATAATTTTGCATGCACTTGTAATGATGGTAAAATTTATGTTGCTGGTGGACAAACAACGTTGGACAGTGCTGAAGGTACTTCTTTTGCTGAAGCTTATGATCCTGTTAAAGATGAATGGGAACCTTTACCAAATATGAGTACCTTGAGGTATAAGTCTGTTGGTGTGCCATGGCAAG GTAAAATTTATGTGGTGGGGGGATTTGCTAAAAGAGGAAACTGTGAAAGCCAAGGACCATATGTGATGGAAAGAAGTTCTGCTGAGCTGTACGATCCACGTCAGCAAAATTGGGAGTACGTGGCAAGAATGTGGGACCTAGATGTTCCACCTAATCAAATAGTAAATGTTAATGGCAAATTATTCAGTTCAGGTGATTGTTTAAATGCATGGAAAGGACATATTGAAGCTTATGACGAAAATCTAAATATATGGAATATAGTGGATGGCTCAAATTCACCAATATCCACGTTAGATGCCACGGTGGCAAAGTTGCCACCTAAGCAAAGAATATTTTGCACCATGGCACCTATTGGGACTCAACTTTACTTCTTAGCTGGATACCGAATGCCAGGTGAGATATCGATAACGAGGACCGAAGTCCATGTGTTTGACACGTCAGCAACAGCTAATGGTTGGAGAAGTTTCGAGCCAATTGAGGAAGAGGGAGAAAAGGAACTTTGTTGTCATTGTTGTGTTCTTAAAATGGATTAA